From Lolium perenne isolate Kyuss_39 chromosome 5, Kyuss_2.0, whole genome shotgun sequence, a single genomic window includes:
- the LOC127303692 gene encoding histone-lysine N-methyltransferase TRX1, which translates to MVIAVDARRDDHPNDDGDDDEGDHPMRYLPLGRLYSSTAPCPPLPPKKPRATVSAPDSPSPAKPPVIVYYRRRTKKPRLQEPSPDTPLQHPEEEDPDPEPEGRGARRKCPLRHELLGLGPAPPALDGDGLLRRRQRQRQTRRATESTSAGRQPRHKEAASSSSTGKRWVELQIQGADPQAFIGLACKVFWPLDDDWYKGSITAYAEPTKKHSVKYDDGEAEDLTLADERIKFFISSDEMKCLNLKFGISNLGKKGYDELLALAVSFHDYQGLDPGDLVWAKITGHAMWPAVVVDESDVPAKRAMKPVRLDQSINVQFFGTHDFARIKSKQAVPFLNGLLSSLHLKCKQASFCRGLEEAKEFLLSQQLPESMLQLRKSIEKDGSDVNCQDDALGSCDNLSEDRAEENEEDAEITQIELGNLRVSKLGRIVSDSDHFHNKMHIWPEGYTAFRKFTSVKDPHLVTSYKMEVLRNSDIKARPLFRVTSEDGLQSDGATPNACWKEIYCRIKEKQCDAASELEGNVCQRSGSDMFGFSNPQIKQLIQELPNARSCLKYFENGGDTLRGYRAVHVNWKDLDYCNVCDMDEEYEDNLFLQCDKCRMMVHARCYGELEPLDGVLWLCNLCRPGAPRVSPRCCLCPVTGGAMKPTTDGRWAHLACAIWIPETCLKDVKRMEPIDGLSKINKDRWKLLCSICNVAYGVCIQCSHPTCRVAYHPLCARAADLCVELEDDDNANIHLMLLAEDEDPCIRLLSYCKKHRQPSTERPPLESDLGNPAQVVQADAASSSGCARTEPYNFHRIRGQQQPQVTATASVKRLYVENMPYIVSGYCQNKIGCDTSCEPIQAVGSLDAASQEAVVNVSSMVGKYKSMKATFRRRLAFGKSRIHGFGVFAKVAHKAGDMMIEYIGELVRPPISDIRERRIYNSLVGAGTYMFRIDDERVIDATRAGSIAHLINHSCEPNCYSRVISVLGDEHIIIFAKRDIDQWEELTYDYRFLSNEQQLPCYCGFPKCRGVVNDVEAEVQLAKIRVTRSELFPQKD; encoded by the exons ATGGTGATCGCCGTCGACGCGCGCCGGGACGACCACCccaacgacgacggcgacgacgacgaaggGGACCACCCCATGCGCTACCTCCCCCTCGGCCGCCTCTACTCCTCCACCGCCCCCTGCCCGCCGCTCCCCCCCAAAAAGCCCCGCGCCACCGTCTCCGCCCCCGACTCCCCCTCCCCCGCCAAGCCCCCCGTGATCGTCTACTACCGCCGCCGCACCAAGAAGCCGCGCCTCCAGGAACCCTCGCCCGACACGCCACTGCAgcacccggaggaggaggacccggaccCAGAGCCCGAGGGCAGGGGCGCGCGCCGCAAGTGCCCGCTCAGGCACGAGCTGCTCGGCCTCGGCCCCGCCCCGCCCGCATTGGACGGGGACGGCCTGCTGCGGCGGCGCCAGCGCCAGCGCCAGACCAGGCGCGCCACCGAGAGCACTTCCGCCGGGAGGCAGCCGCGCCACAAGGAGGCCGCCTCCTCCTCATCCACCGGCAAGAGATGGGTGGA GTTGCAAATTCAGGGCGCCGATCCTCAGGCCTTCATCGGACTAGCCTGCAAG GTTTTCTGGCCGCTGGATGATGACTGGTACAAGGGCTCCATCACCGCGTACGCCGAACCAACCAAGAAGCATTCC GTCAAGTACGATGACGGTGAAGCAGAGGACCTTACCCTAGCTGATGAAAGGATCAAGTTTTTCATTTCATCCGACGAAATGAAGTGCCTCAACCTCAAGTTTGGAATTTCCAACCTGGGTAAGAAGGGATACGATGAATTGCTTGCGCTTGCTGTCAGCTTTCATGACTACCAAGGTCTTGATCCCGGTGATCTAGTGTGGGCTAAAATAACAG GTCATGCGATGTGGCCCGCTGTTGTGGTGGATGAGTCTGATGTTCCTGCTAAGCGAGCGATGAAGCCAGTTCGGTTAGATCAATCGATAAACGTTCAATTCTTTGGTACACATGATTTTGCGAG GATTAAGTCGAAGCAGGCGGTGCCCTTTCTGAATGGCCTTCTTTCTTCCTTGCATCTCAAATGCAAGCAAGCAAGCTTCTGCCGAGGCTTAGAAGAAGCCAAGGA GTTCCTCCTCTCACAACAGCTTCCAGAAAGTATGCTGCAACTTCGGAAATCCATTGAAAAGGATGGTTCTGATGTTAATTGCCAAGACGATGCGTTAGGCTCTTGTGATAATTTATCAGAAGATAGAGCAGAAGAAAATGAAGAGGATGCTGAAATAACTCAAATAGAACTAGGGAATCTTCGTGTGAGCAAGCTAG GCAGGATAGTATCTGATTCAGACCATTTTCATAACAAAATGCATATATGGCCTGAAGGTTATACTGCTTTCAGGAAGTTTACATCAGTAAAAG ATCCACATTTAGTAACATCTTACAAAATGGAAGTACTGAGGAATTCCGATATAAAAGCACGGCCGTTGTTTAGGGTGACCTCTGAAGATGGATTGCAG AGTGATGGTGCTACGCCTAATGCATGCTGGAAGGAGATATACTGCAGGATAAAAGAAAAACAGTGCGATGCTGCCTCTGAATTGGAAGGAAATGTTTGCCAGAGATCTGGCTCTGACATGTTTGGTTTTTCAAATCCACAAATTAAGCAGCTTATTCAG GAGTTGCCCAATGCAAGGTCATGTTTGAAATATTTTGAAAATGGTGGGGATACCCTCCGTGGTTACAGAGCTGTTCATGTTAATTGGAAAGACCTAGACTATTGCAATGTTTGTGACATGGATGAG GAGTATGAAGACAATTTGTTCTTGCAATGCGACAAGTGCCGTATGATG GTTCATGCTCGGTGCTATGGTGAACTTGAACCATTGGATGGAGTACTTTGGCTATGCAACCTGTGCCGACCTGGGGCACCTCGCGTGTCCCCACGATGCTGTCTATGTCCAGTCACAG GGGGTGCAATGAAACCTACGACAGATGGCCGTTGGGCTCATCTAGCATGTGCTATATGGATTCCTG AAACTTGCTTAAAAGACGTAAAGAGAATGGAGCCCATTGATGGATTAAGCAAAATCAACAAG GACCGCTGGAAACTTCTATGCAGCATTTGCAATGTTGCTTATGGAGTTTGCATACAG TGTTCCCATCCTACTTGCCGAGTTGCATATCACCCGCTCTGTGCACGTGCTGCTGATCTTTGTGTCGAG CTTGAAGATGATGACAATGCCAATATCCACCTCATGTTACTTGCTGAAGACGAGGACCCGTGTATTCGTCTACTCTCGTATTGCAAGAAGCATAGACAACCATCTACTGAACGTCCACCTCTTGAAAGTGACCTTGGCAACCCTGCTCAGGTAGTTCAGGCAGATGCGGCTTCATCATCTGGTTGTGCAAGGACAG AGCCCTATAATTTTCACCGGATAAGGGGACAACAGCAACCTCAAGTTACAGCTACTGCTTCTGTAAAACGCTTATATGTGGAGAATATGCCTTATATTGTTAGTGGCTACTGCCAAAATAAAATAGGCTGTGATACTAGCTGTGAACCAATTCAAGCAGTTGGCTCTTTGGATGCTGCATCGCAAGAAGCTGTTGTCAACGTTTCTTCTATGGTTGGAAAATATAAAAGCATGAAGGCCACATTCAGGAGGAGACTGGCTTTTG GAAAATCAAGAATTCATGGATTTGGTGTTTTTGCAAAGGTTGCACACAAGGCAGGAGATATG ATGATTGAATACATAGGAGAGCTTGTCAGGCCACCAATATCAGACATCAGAGAGCGGCGTATATACAATTCTTTAGTG GGTGCTGGAACATATATGTTCAGAATAGATGATGAGCGTGTTATTGACGCTACACGAGCAGGAAGCATAGCCCATTTGATCAACCACTCTTGCGAG CCTAATTGTTATTCTCGGGTCATAAGTGTTCTTGGGGATGAGCATATCATCATTTTTGCGAAGCGGGATATAGACCAATGGGAAGAGCTGACTTATGATTATAG GTTTCTTTCGAATGAACAACAGCTTCCTTGTTATTGTGGATTTCCAAAATGCCGTGGAGTTGTTAATGATGTAGAAGCAGAGGTGCAATTAGCCAAAATAAGGGTTACCAGAAGCGAATTATTTCCGCAAAAGGACTAA